Part of the Clostridium sporogenes genome, CTTCTTATAAATTAAATATATTTAAATATTTTAATCTGTTAACCCTTCTTTTTGCAAAAATTCTTTTGCTACTTCTTTAGGGTCTCTTTTATTTACATCTACTTCATAGTTTAATTTTCTCATTTTTTCGTCAGTTATTCTTCCATCTAGTTCTCCTAGAACTTTCCTAAGTTCTGGGAATTTTTTTAATGTTTCTTCTTTTACGATTGGAACTGCATAATAGTCTGGAAAAAAGTGCTTGTCATCCTCTAAAAGAACTAAATTAAACTGTTCTATTAGCCCATCTGTTGTAAAAGCATCTATAATTTGAGTTTCATTATTAGCTAACGCTGTATATCTTAGCCCACCATCTATTGGTTTAACACTTTTAAAATTCATATTATATGCTTTGTTAAGCCCTATAAGTCCATCTTCTCTATTTGCGAATTCTATAGTTGGTCCTGCTATCATATTACTTGATTCCTTTGCTAGATCTGATGTTGTTTTTAAATTGTATTTTTGTGCAATCTCTTTTGTAGTTGCCATTGCATAAGTATTGTTGAACCCTATAGGCTTTAGAACTTCAATTCCAAACCTTTCTTTAAACTCTTTTTTAACTGTATTATAAACATCATCTCTATCTCTATTAGGTTTTTTTATATTTAACATATTTCCATATGCAGTACCTGTATACTCAACATACATATCTATTCCACCAGTTTTTAATGCATTAAAACTTACTTGAGTTCCTCCTAAGTTTAATTTTGTTTCAACATCTATATCCGTTTTTTTATGGATTAATTCTTCCAATATGTTACCTAAAATAATTTGTTCTGTAAAATTTTTAGAACCAATAACTACTTTTTTGTGTCCCATTCCTATTAGTTTTGGAACTACTAGTGCTAACAATATGCAAACTCCAACTATTGATGCTATTATAGTATTTCTTTTCCTGTTTTTATTTGAAGAACCTCTTTTTACTTTCATTGTACCATCTGCCCTTTTTACACCATTTGGCATAGTTGCGTCTTCTATTCTTCCTGTTATCCAATCTATTATTAAAGCTAATATAGCGGCTGGAATAGCACCAAATAGTATAAGATTATTATCTACTGTTTGTATTCCTGAAAATACTAAGTATCCAAGTCCACCTGCTCCTACAAAGGCTGCTATAGTCATAAGTCCAACAGCTGTTACTGATGCTATCCTTATACCTGCCATTATTATTGGCATTGCTAAAGGTATTTTTATTAATTTAAGAGTTTGAGTGTTTGTCATCCCTAAACCTTTAGCTGCTTCTAGCATATCTGGATTTATATTAGTAATTCCTGTATAAGTATTTTTTAATATTGGTAACATGGAATATAAAACAACCATAGTTATGGCAGGCCCTGATCCTATACCTATTAAAGGTATTAGAAACCCTAAGATGGCTAAGCTTGGTATAGCTTGGGTTAAGTTTGCAAAACCTATTACTATATTAGCTAACTTTTTATTTTTAGTAATAATTATACCAAGGGGAACTCCAATAACTACTGCTATTAAAACTGCTATTAAAGTAAGTTCTACATGTTCTACTAGAAGAGAGAATATTTCTGATTTTTTTAGTATTAATTGTTGTATAAAACTATTCATCAATTATCCCCTCCATATCTATATACTGACTACTTAAAACTGATATTAAACTACTTCTTGTTATCAATCCTAAAAGTTTTCCTTCGCTATCCCTTACAGGCAAATAACCTCTTTTTAGATTATTGAATTTATCTAATAATTCTGGTAGGCTAGT contains:
- a CDS encoding glycine betaine ABC transporter substrate-binding protein, whose protein sequence is MNSFIQQLILKKSEIFSLLVEHVELTLIAVLIAVVIGVPLGIIITKNKKLANIVIGFANLTQAIPSLAILGFLIPLIGIGSGPAITMVVLYSMLPILKNTYTGITNINPDMLEAAKGLGMTNTQTLKLIKIPLAMPIIMAGIRIASVTAVGLMTIAAFVGAGGLGYLVFSGIQTVDNNLILFGAIPAAILALIIDWITGRIEDATMPNGVKRADGTMKVKRGSSNKNRKRNTIIASIVGVCILLALVVPKLIGMGHKKVVIGSKNFTEQIILGNILEELIHKKTDIDVETKLNLGGTQVSFNALKTGGIDMYVEYTGTAYGNMLNIKKPNRDRDDVYNTVKKEFKERFGIEVLKPIGFNNTYAMATTKEIAQKYNLKTTSDLAKESSNMIAGPTIEFANREDGLIGLNKAYNMNFKSVKPIDGGLRYTALANNETQIIDAFTTDGLIEQFNLVLLEDDKHFFPDYYAVPIVKEETLKKFPELRKVLGELDGRITDEKMRKLNYEVDVNKRDPKEVAKEFLQKEGLTD